A stretch of the Lineus longissimus chromosome 10, tnLinLong1.2, whole genome shotgun sequence genome encodes the following:
- the LOC135494524 gene encoding E3 ubiquitin-protein ligase RNF13-like, translated as MTPVCGISIPCHITALYLYAVINLLALALFHVSVVNADIIVTGSLNQTIALFLDLPASFGPPFPGPGDGLLGYVVYANPSKACDKVDPPPYNVTVNLKWILVASRNGCSFDTKVANAEKAGYGAVIVHNVGSDYLLTMGRQGHEGIHIPSCFVGEQDGILLATQFDYTKGRLVSIDNSIPFNPNYYLLPFAIVVGVCFILMVIFMVAKWVRDIRKKRRSRLSKSHLKKIPIKKFKKGDHYDCCAICLDDYEEGDKMRVLPCSHAYHVKCVDPWLLNNKRTCPVCKRKVFPGQSHDSDDSSSEEDNNDSGQSEVTPLLQASGGPARTRGSTFENSGLPPPFQGHVTTIDVEFSDSDNSEYGPEADMYSPGSSVSPEYQGTASPLPSTSGIHDGGVQGPEIPVATQVEPEMEEPIVHVRVNNSLNGDRDSDGESSDKVV; from the exons ATGACTCCCGTGTGCGGGATTAGTATTCCCTGCCACATCACGGCGCTGTATCTCTACGCCGTGATCAACCTGTTAGCGTTAGCGCTCTTCCATGTATCTGTTGTAAATGCTGATATTATTGTG ACTGGGAGTTTGAATCAGACGATAGCTTTATTCCTTGATCTGCCAGCCAGTTTTGGACCTCCCTTCCCAGGTCCAGGAGATGGACTCTTG GGCTATGTGGTATATGCCAACCCAAGCAAAGCATGTGATAAAGTTGATCCACCTCCGTACAATGTCACAGTAAACCTAAAATGGATCCTCGTTGCCAGCCGGAATGGGTGTTCATTCGATACTAAGGTAGCAAATGCAGAAAAAGCCGGCTATGGCGCGGTTATTGTGCATAATGTCGGGTCTGATTACCTTCTGACAATGGGAAGGCAAG GTCATGAGGGCATTCACATTCCTTCCTGCTTTGTTGGAGAACAAGATGGAATCCTCCTAGCCACGCAATTCGATTATACCAAGGG GAGATTGGTATCTATCGACAACAGCATCCCGTTCAATCCAAACTATTACCTGCTTCCATTCGCCATTGTTGTTGGTGTGTGtttcatcctcatggtcatcttcatggtcgcAAAGTGGGTCAGAGATATCAGGAAGAAGCGCCGGTCAAGACTTTCAAAGTCGCACTTAAAGAAAATACCCATCAAGAAGTTTAAGAAAG GTGATCATTATGATTGTTGTGCTATATGTCTGGATGATTATGAAGAAGGTGATAAAATGAGGGTGTTACCCTGTTCACATG CCTACCACGTGAAGTGTGTCGACCCGTGGTTGTTGAACAACAAGCGTACGTGTCCTGTGTGTAAGCGTAAGGTTTTCCCTGGCCAAAGCCATGACTCAGATGACAGCAGCTCGGAGGAAGATAATAACGACAGTGGCCAGAGTGAGGTCACACCTCTGCTGCAGGCAAGCGGAGGGCCTGCGAGAACGAGGGGTTCAACCTTTGAGAACTCTG GCTTGCCACCTCCATTTCAAGGTCATGTCACGACAATTGACGTTGAGTTTTCCGACTCGGACAACAGTGAGTATGGACCTGAGGCTGACATGTACAGCCCGGGCTCCTCGGTCAGCCCAGAATACCAGGGGACGGCTTCTCCTCTGCCAAGCACATCAGGGATTCACGATGGCGGGGTCCAGGGACCGGAGATCCCCGTCGCAACGCAAGTGGAACCAGAAATGGAAGAACCCATCGTCCATGTTAGAGTGAATAATTCTTTGAATGGTGACAGAGACAGTGATGGCGAATCATCAGATAAAGTCGTCTAA